The nucleotide window CAAGGAGTTATCCACAATATGCACATAATTAACAAAAAGAAAAAGTTTGATCAAAAAGAAAAATTTACTACTACTAATCTTAACAAAATAGGACATTTCTAAATGTTTTAAAAGCGGACATTTCTAAATGTGGTTGACACATTCATTGCTTGCAAAGCCTCAAGATGTTATATTGATAGGAGATTTTTGTGATTTAAAAACCAGTTCAGGGAGGGAGAAAATGACACGCTCAACTACAATTCTTACTGTAAGGCATAAGGGAAAAGTGGCCATAGGTGGTGATGGGCAAGTTACACAAAACGAAACTATTATGAAACATAATGCAAAAAAACTACGTAGATTATATAATGATCAAGTACTGGTCGGTTTTGCAGGGGCAACAGCAGATGCTTTTACTCTGTTTGAAAGATTTGAAAAAAAGCTGGAGGAGTATAGCGGCAATCTTCAGAGGGCCGCAATTGAGCTTGCAAAAGACTGGCGCACAGATAGAGTTCTGAGGCGGCTGGAGTCTTTGCTCGTCGTTGTCAATAAGGATTATTCACTTCTTATATCTGGAACGGGAGATGTTATTGAGCCAAGTGACGGAGTATTAGCCATAGGTTCAGGAGGTCCTTATGCGCTTGCCGCAGCTAAAGCGCTGATAAAATATTCAGACCTCTCAGCATCAGAAATCGTTAAGGAAGCTATTTTAATAGCATCTTCAATATGCATATATACGAACGATCAGATAGTTGTAGAGAAACTCTAGGGAGGAAGTTTTAATGGATGCATTAACACCAAAACAAGTTGTAAAAGAGCTTGATAAATATATTATCGGACAGAGCAATGCTAAAAAGTCAGTAGCTATAGCTTTGAGAAACAGATGGCGCAGACAGAAACTGCCTTTAGAACTGCGTGATGAAGTTGCTCCAAAGAATATTATTATGATCGGACCAACAGGTATAGGAAAGACAGAAATTGCCAGACGCCTTGCGCGATTGGCTCAGGTGCCATTCCTTAAGGTTGAGGCGTCAAAATATACGGAGATTGGTTATGTTGGCAGAGACGTAGAATCTATGATAAGGGATCTGACTGATCTTGCAGTAAAAATGATAAGAGATGCTGAGAGC belongs to bacterium and includes:
- the hslV gene encoding ATP-dependent protease subunit HslV, whose product is MTRSTTILTVRHKGKVAIGGDGQVTQNETIMKHNAKKLRRLYNDQVLVGFAGATADAFTLFERFEKKLEEYSGNLQRAAIELAKDWRTDRVLRRLESLLVVVNKDYSLLISGTGDVIEPSDGVLAIGSGGPYALAAAKALIKYSDLSASEIVKEAILIASSICIYTNDQIVVEKL